The stretch of DNA CTGGTACCGCGACCCCAACGCCCCCCACCTGGAACGCTGGTGGGACGGCACGGCCTGGACCGAGCACCGGCGCGCCCCCGGGCCGCCCGGGCAGCCGCCCCCGTCACCGCCCAGCGGCGCGGGGCCGTCCCGGGTCAAGGCCGTCGCCCTCGTCACCGCGGGTGCCGTCCTGGTCGCCGCGGTCGTCACGGGCGCGGTCCTGCTGGGCCGCGACGACAGGGGCGGCGGCACGGCGGACCCCGCCACCGGCACACGGTCCGCCACGCCCACGAGCGCCCCCACCGCCACCTCGTCGCCGTCCCCGGCAGCCTCCGCCGACGACGATCCCTCCGTCGCCGTCGACCAGCTCAACGGCATCACCCTGCCGCTGCCGGAGGGCTGGGAGAAACCGGAGAACATCGCCCAGCACGACGTCGTCATGACCACCCACGGTGTCTACGACTGCCCCGCCGGGGTGGGGCTGTGCCGGCACGGCCTGGTCATCACCCGCACGGCGACCGCGGCCGAGGGCACCACCCCCGAGACCCTGGCCAGGCGGGACATCCAGGACGCGGCCGAGGAGGCGTACGAGCGGAACGCGATCGGCCAGCGCCTCTACGGCGGGATCACCTCCCAGCGGACCGTCGCGTCCGGGCAGGTCGCGGTCGCGGGCCGGGCCGGCTACTTCGTGCGCCGGCTGGTCGCAACCGCCGAGGGGCCGGGCGGTTACGTCGAGTCGCTCGTCTTCCCGTCCAGCACCGGCACCCAGGCGCCGGTCCTCGTCCGCTTCGTCTTCGACGCCGGTCCGGACGGCCCGCCGCCGGCCGACATGGACAGGATCACCAAGGGCATCCGGCCCATCGGCGACGCCACGACCGGCGGCGGCGTGGGCAGCAGCATCGGCCCGTCGAGCTGAGCCGGAATCGGCGGATGCCGGGGGTACGGGCTCCCGGGGCCCGGGCTACGGGATGGAGCCCGTGGCCACAGGAAGGAGCCCGTGGCTACAGGAAAGTGTGCCCCTCGCCCCGGTACGTCGGTACCGCCGCCGTCACACGATCGCCCTCGACGAGGTGCAGCGTGTCGAACCGTTCGCACAACTCGCCCGCCTTGGCGTGCCGGAACCACACCTTGTCGCCGATCAGCAGGTCGTCGGCGGGGGAGCCGAGCAGCGGGGTCTGCACTTCGCCCGCACCCTCCTGGGGGTCGTAGCGCAGCCCCTCGGGCAGGTACGGCACCGGGAGCCGGTCCGCGCCGGCCGCGCCGGAGGCCGGGTAGCCGCCGCCCAGGACCGTGACGACCCCCACCCCCGGGCGCCGTACGACGGGCTGGGCGAACAGCGCCGCCGGACGGCCCCGGAACGACGTGTAGTTGTCGAAGAGCCGCGGGACGTACAGCCCGGAGCCCGCGGCGACCTCGGTGACCGCGTCCTCCGCCGCCGTGTGCTGCACACTGCCGGTGCCACCGCCGTTGACGAACTCCAGGTCCGGCGCCACGGCCCGGACCGCCCGCACCACGGCGGCGCGCCGCTCGGCGAGTTCCCTGCGCGCCGCCGCCTGCATCAGCCGGATCGCGCGCGAACGCAGCGGCCGCCCCGCGACCGCGTCGCCCACACCCGCCACATGGCCCTCGTACGCCATGATCCCCACGAGCGCGAACCCCGGCCGCCGGGCCACCGTACGGGCCATGTCGGCGATCTGGGCGGGGGAGTGCAGCGGGGAGCGGCGCGCGCCGACCCGCACGCGCCCGCCGAGCAGCCTCAGCGAGGTGTCCAACTCCAGGCAGACCCGGACGACTTCACGTCCGCCCTCGCGTGCGGCGTCGATCAGGTCCAGTTGCGCCGGGTCGTCGGCCATCACCGTGACGGCACGGGCGAGTTTGGGGTCGGCGGCGAGTTCGGCGTAGGCGGCGCGGTCGGCGGAGGGGTAGGCGAGCAGCACGTCGTCGAAGCCCGAACGGGCCAGCCACAGGGACTCGGCGAGGGTGAACGACATGACGCCCGCGAAGCCGTCCTTCGCCAGGGTGCGTTCGAGCAGGGCCCGGCAGCGTACGGACTTGCTGGCGACCCGGATCGGCTTGCCGCCGGCCCGGCGGACGAGGTCGTCCGCGTTGGCGTCGAAGGCGTCCAGGTCCACGATGGCCACAGGGGCGTCGAGTTGGGCGGTGGCCCGGTCGTAACGGGCCCGGTCGGCGGCGCGCGCAGTCATGGGCGCAGCCTGCCAGACCTGATTACCGCAGGGTAGGGGGATGTTCCGGGCAGATCCCCCTGGGCTCCTGGACTGGTTCCCGCCGGGACCGGGGCAGCCCGTAGAGTGACGCGCACGATCGGCGGAACCGCGAGGTGATTCCGGCCGCGGCGTTGAGTCGGGATGGCGGATCGCTCGTACGGGTATGCGTGTCCGGTGGCGACGAGTCCGCGCCGGGCGGGGCGACGAGGACGGCCGTGCCCGGTGAAACGGCACGGGCACGAGGAAACGGGGGGTGCATGAGCACGGAAGCGCGCCACGCCCCCGTCCCCCCGCGGCCCGTCGGGCCCTCGGGCGGCGACGGCGACTCGGACACGACGGCACGCCCCACCGACGACCGGCCCACCCAGGCCGCGCCCGGCGCGGGCGAGGGCCTGGCACGGGCGGCGCCCGGCGGCGGTACGACGACGGAAGCGCGCGGCACTGCGGCGGGTTCGGCCGTTCCGGGCCGGGGTGGCTCCCCGCGCGGCGCTGCGGAGGGTTCCGCCGCTCCGGTTCCGGACGGCTCCCCGGGTGCCGTGACAGGTGGAGGACCGAGGGGGTCGGACACGGACATCCGCGCGGGCCACGGCACCGGCTTCCCGCCGCCTCGCACCGGCTCCGCCACCGACGACGCCCGGACCACCACCGCTTCCCGCCCCCGCTTCCCGGACTTCCGACCCCCTTCCCAGCGCACCACACCCCCCACGACGCCGCCCCCGCCCCCGGCAACGGCCCGTTTCCCGGACGCACCCCCGACGGCCGGCCGCGAGGCACCTGCCCGGCCGGGCCCCGGTCGGGCAGGGGACCTTCCACTCGGCACGCCATCGGCCGAGAGACGCGCGACGTCCGGAACCCCTGCCGGGCCTGGGGCGTCCGCAGACACCCACGCCGGGACTGCGGGCCGTGCAGCGGGCGCGTCGCAGGCGCCCGGGCGCGGGGCTGCGCGTGGTCGCGGCTCCGCTGACGCCCCGTCAGGACGTGCGGCCTCCGGGGACGGGAGGGCCGCCGACCGCTTCCCCG from Streptomyces sp. 6-11-2 encodes:
- a CDS encoding DUF2510 domain-containing protein, translating into MTPPPGWYRDPNAPHLERWWDGTAWTEHRRAPGPPGQPPPSPPSGAGPSRVKAVALVTAGAVLVAAVVTGAVLLGRDDRGGGTADPATGTRSATPTSAPTATSSPSPAASADDDPSVAVDQLNGITLPLPEGWEKPENIAQHDVVMTTHGVYDCPAGVGLCRHGLVITRTATAAEGTTPETLARRDIQDAAEEAYERNAIGQRLYGGITSQRTVASGQVAVAGRAGYFVRRLVATAEGPGGYVESLVFPSSTGTQAPVLVRFVFDAGPDGPPPADMDRITKGIRPIGDATTGGGVGSSIGPSS
- a CDS encoding amino acid deaminase/aldolase is translated as MTARAADRARYDRATAQLDAPVAIVDLDAFDANADDLVRRAGGKPIRVASKSVRCRALLERTLAKDGFAGVMSFTLAESLWLARSGFDDVLLAYPSADRAAYAELAADPKLARAVTVMADDPAQLDLIDAAREGGREVVRVCLELDTSLRLLGGRVRVGARRSPLHSPAQIADMARTVARRPGFALVGIMAYEGHVAGVGDAVAGRPLRSRAIRLMQAAARRELAERRAAVVRAVRAVAPDLEFVNGGGTGSVQHTAAEDAVTEVAAGSGLYVPRLFDNYTSFRGRPAALFAQPVVRRPGVGVVTVLGGGYPASGAAGADRLPVPYLPEGLRYDPQEGAGEVQTPLLGSPADDLLIGDKVWFRHAKAGELCERFDTLHLVEGDRVTAAVPTYRGEGHTFL